AGCTCAGCAGCAGCCATCCCCCCACGCCCAGGACGGCACCGGGGGTGAGGAAGCGCAGCTTCGGTCGATCGCGGTTGGGCCCGAACCAGAACGCAAACCCGAAGAAGAGCATCAGGATTGTGATCGCGGCGACGTAGCGCCCCAGCCCGATCAGCAGGCGGAACGGCGAGTCGAGCACCTCCTGTGGCAGGACGAGCTCCAGGAGTGTCGGACCGAAGACGATGGCGACGAACATGCCTGCCAGCGCCAGCGCAAGGGCCCCGATGACGCCGAGCGAGGTCAACCGCAGCCCGACGAAGCCACGGTCCTCCTTGCGGTCGTAGGCCTTGTTCAGGGCGTTGATCAGGGCCGCGGCCGCACCGCTGGCAGCGAACAGCCCGGCGCCGATGGAGATGACCAGCGCAACGGTCCCGTCCTCCTGGAGGTTCTGCAGGGCCGTCTGCAGCGCGTCCTCGACGAAGTCCCTGGCGCTGCCGGGGATCAGGTCGCCCGCGGCCTCGACCAGCTTCTGGATGTCGGCGGTGGACACGACCTGGGCGGCGATGGCGACTGCGGCGATGAGGCTGGGCACGAGGGCCAGCACGATCCGGAGGGTGACCACCGCGGCGAGGTTGGACACCTCGTCGTCCTTGAACTCCTGGCCGGTGTTGCGCAGCACCGTGCGCCAGCCGTCACCGCCGAGCTTCCACCAGGACCGCTCGTCGAGCGCCTGCGCTGTCGTCCCTGCCATCTCGTGCCCCGGTCAGTCCTCGCGGTCCCGTACGCCTCTCCGAGACTTGCCCCTCGCTCCCGGCAACGCAAACCCTTCGCCGTCCCGGACCACCAGGCCGTCGGCCACGAGGGCATCCAGGACCCCCACCCCGTGTTCGCCGGCCAGCTCGACGGCGGCGTCGTGGGGCAGCCGGCCCGCCCGTGCCGCGGCGATGATCCGCCCGCGTGCCTGCCGCGCGGACCCCTCGAACCGTCCCTGCGGCCGGGGGCGATGTGCCCCCCGCCCGGCGGGGTCCTCCTCGGGGCCGCCGGCCCAGCTGCACGTCGATGCGACGGGGCAGCGGTCACAGGCCGGCGTGCGGGCCCGACAGGTGGTGGCACCCAGGTCCATGAGCGCCGCTGCGGCCAGCGCCCCCCTCCCCCATCGGACGGCCCCGTCGGCCAACACCTGGGCGTCGGAGCGGTCCAGCACCCTGCCGGAGTGGCGAGCGACGATACGCGCCACGTTGGTGTCCACGGGCACCACGTCACGGTCGAAGGCGAAGGCCAGCACCGCCCGGGCCGTGTAGGGCCCGATGCCGGGCAGGGACAGCAGGCCGTCGAGGTCGTCGGGCACCTCACCGTCGTGCTGCTCAACCATCACCACTGCCGCGCGGTGCAGGTTGACTGCCCGCCGGTTGTAGCCGAGCCCCACCCACAGGTCGATCACCTCGGCCGGCGCGGCGTCGGCCATGGTGGCCGGGTCGGGGAACCGCTGGATCAGCTGCACCCACCGCTCGGCCACCCGATCGGCCTGTGTCTGCTGGGCCATGACCTCGCTGAGCAGGATCCCCCACGGGGTGGTGCCGGGGGTCCGCCACGGCAGCTTGCGCTCCTCGGGTCGGTGCCACGCCAGCACGCCCTCCACGAGCTCGCGCATCGCTGCATGGTCGACCGGGTCGTCAGCAGAGCGAGGAGGGGCACCCATGCTGGGTAGCCTGCCGCGAGATGGAGCAGCTGCACCCCACCCACGTGCCCGAGGTCGATGCCTACGAGGCCCACCGTCCGCCGAGCGGCACGGCGTCGTGGCTGCGGGTCAACATGGTGAGCAGCCTCGACGGCCACATCGTCGACGACGACGGGGTCAGCGGCGGGCTGGGCGGCGACGCCGATCGGTTGGCGTTCTTCGCCCTGCGCCACCACGCCGACGCGATCCTGGCCGGCGCCGGCACCGTTCGTGCCGAGGACTACGGCGGCATGCGTGTTCGCGACAGCATGCGGGCAGCGCGCGAGGCGGACGGTCGCGTCGACCCGGCCCCCATCGTGGTCGTGACCGCGTCCCTCGACCTGGACCCCACGTCGCGCCTGTTCACCGACACCCGGGTGCCCCCGATCGTGCTGACCACGACCGACGCGGACGACGACGCCGTCGATCGGATTGGCGGGGCCGGAGCGCGGATCGTGCGCGCGGGGGAGGGCCGGGTCGACCTCACCGAGGGTCTGGCCGTCCTGCGGGACGTCCTGGGCCTCCACCACGTCCTGTGCGAGGGCGGCCCCGGCCTGAACGCCGCGCTGCTGGCCGCTGACCTGGTGGACGAGCTCTGCCTGACGCTGGCCCCCGCCATCGTGGGCAGCGTCGACCCCCGGCGCATCGCGGGCGAGGCACACCCGGCGCGGGGGATGACCCTGTCCCGGGTCCTCCACGGGGACGGCGAGCTGCTGCTGCGCTACACCCGGCAGCGCTGAGGGGAGCCGGACCGGACCGACGGTCTCGTGCCCCTTGGCCGCGTTGCCGGCCGAGCTGCACATCTCCTCCCAGCGTTGGTGCACGTCAGCCCCCTGGGGAGCCGAGCTGCACATTTCCGGGAGGGGGGGGGGAGGGCCGACGGGTCAGAAGAGCTTCAGCTCGTCGGACTCGATGCCGCGCAGCTCGTCGTAGTCCACCTCGACGCAGGCGATGCCGCGGGACTCCGCGAGGACACGTGCCTGGGGCTTGATGAGCTGGGCGGCGAAGATGCCCCTGACGGGCCGGAGCAGGGGGTCGCGGTCCATGCGCTCGAGGTAGCGGGTCAGCTGCTCGACCCCGTCGATCTCGCCGCGTCGCTTGATCTCCACCGCCACGGCCTGCCCCTCGGCGTCACGCAGCAGCAGGTCGACCGGACCGATGTCGGTCGGGTACTCCCGGCGGACCAGCTGCAGGTTCTCGCCGATGGCGTCGGTGTTGGCCGCCAGCAGCTCCTGCAGGTGCGCCTCGACCCCGTCCTTGGTCAGGCCGGGGTCCTCGCCGAGCTCCGTCTCGGTCTCCCAGACCCGCTCGTGCAGGGTGATGGTCAGCGTCTCGCCCTTGGGGGACGTGACGACCCAGCGGTCGTCCTCCTCCTCCAGCTTGTTGGGCGCGTTCATCCAGTTGAGGGGCTTGTAGGCGCCGCCGTCGGCATGGATGGCGACGCAACCGTCGGCCTTCACCATGATCAGGCGCCGGGCCTCCGGCAGGTGGGCGGTCAGCCGACCGTCGTAGTCCACGGTGCAGCGGGCGATGAGTAGGCGCATGGGACCGGCAGCGTAGATGCCGACACGGCCACCTGCTGGGTCAGGCGGCGAGGCCCCGACGCTGGACCTCCGACGGGCGCAGGTGGATGGCGTGCATCGGGTCGGCCGTCGCCGCACCTTCCGCGGCGTCCAGCTCTGCACGGATCGCCTGGGCGGACGTGTGCCCGTCCCACAGCACCACACCGGCGCTGACCTCCGGGCGCACGACCACGCCGTCGTGGAGGACGGGCACGTGTGCTCGGTCCACGAGGCGTCGGCAGGCCCTGATCGCGGTGTCGCTCTCGGCCATGTCGGCCAGCACGACGACAACCCGATCGGCCTCCACTCGGGCCACGAGGTCGGTCCGCCGAACGGTGCGCATCAGGCGATCGGCCACGACGTCGGCAACAGGGCCGGCCTCGGCCACGCCGTCCACCGCGTGGACCCGCAAGGACAGGAGCGCGACCGACTCCCGGTTCGCCCCGGCCATCTCCAGCCGGCGGCCGAGCGTGCCAGCCCCGGGGAGCGCCTCGAGGCGGCTGGCGGTCGAGTCGGCGAACCATTCCGCTGGCATCCGGGCGATCAGCTCACGACGCCGCGCGTCCAGCAGCGCAGCCGTGGCGTCGACGGCGACGCGACGCTGGCTGGGACCGTCCAGTGCGATGGCGCCCGAGGGGCCGCCCTGCCGGTTGCCGAGCACGAGCACGCCGAGGGGTTCGGTGTCCATCAGCGGGATGACGATGGCGTCACCGACCTCCAGCTGGTCCAACCACGGCCGCAGCGGATGGGCATCGCCGTCGCGCAGGTCGATCGGCCTCGGGTCCACCGACAACCACGAGGTCACCAGCGCACGGAGCTCGTCAGGCGTAGGTGTCTCGTTGGGGGTGAGGTGATCGCCCTCCAGGGAGACCCGGGCCACGGCCTTGTTGGGTGGCGTCACGAACAGCGCCTCGGCCCGCGTGGCGCCCACGGCCGCTGCGAGCCCGCCCGCGACGCAGCGGATCACGGCTTCCGGGTCGCGGCCGCCACCGGCCCGCCCGAGGACGTCGTCGATCACCTCGGCCGCCACGACAGGGCTGGTTCGGCGTCCGGCGGCACGAGATGTGGCCACACCGAGCAGCCCGAGGACGGCAACGACGATCAGCAGCTCCGACACTGGCACCCTGCCTTGACGCGACTACGAAGGGCAAGCGCAATACTACCCACAGCCAGACCGTCAAACCAGACCCCGCTGGCCGTTTCCCCAGGGGCAGGAGCGTGGCCCCCAGAACGAGCGAGGGCCCGACGCGCTTGGTGCGTCGGGCCTGTGCTGTGCGTTGACGTCCCCCCAGGTTCTCCTGGGCTCTTGGCGCCCGCCGGGAACGGATCGACGTCGTGTGGTGAGCTTCACGTGACTCGTTGTCCGGATCACGAACGAAGCGTTACCTCATCGTAGCCCGAGGTGAACCCGTAGCCAACAACTTGTTCTCGCTGCGTCACATCCGCCAACACAGTGACATGGAGTGCGCGGCACGAACGCAGGAGGAGCGCCGTGCGATGCACGACGCTCCTCCCGGGTGGTTCGAACGGATCAGTCCTCGGCGCTGGCCAGCTCCATCGGCGGCACCTCGGGGGCGTCCATGGCCCGGAAGACCACGGCGTCGTCCTCGATGTCGGCGACGATCAGCTGGTTGGCGGAGAACTCGCCGTACAGCAGCTTCTCGCTGAGGACGTCCTCGATCTCGCGCTGGATGGTGCGACGAAGCGGACGGGCACCCAGGGTCGGGTCGTAGCCCTTCATGCTCAGCCAGTCCTTGGCGTCCTCGGTCAGCTCGATGTCGAGCGCCTTGGCCTTCAGCTGCTCCTTCACGCGCTTCATCATCAGGTCGACGATGTTCTTGACCTGCGCCTGGGTCAGCGGGTGGAAGACGATCGTGTCGTCGATGCGGTTGAGGAACTCGGGCCGGAAGTGACGCTTGAGCTCGTCGTCGACCTGCGCCTTCATCTGCTCGTAGTGCGACTTCTCGTCCGCCTGTGCGGCGAAACCGGTCGGCGTCTTGCCGAGGTTCCGGGTGCCCAGGTTGGAGGTCATGATCAGCACGGTGTTCTTGAAGTCCACCGCCTTGCCCTGCGAGTCGGTCAGGCGACCGTCCTCCAGGATCTGCAGCAGGGAGTTGAAGACGTCCGGGTGGGCCTTCTCGACCTCGTCGAACAGCACCACGCTGAAAGGACGACGGCGGACCGCCTCGGTCAGCTGACCGCCCTCTTCGTAACCGACGTAGCCGGGAGGCGAACCGATCAGGCGACTGACCGTGTGCTTCTCCTGGTACTCCGACATGTCGAGGTGGATCAGGGCGTCCTCGTCACCGAAGAGGAACTCCGCCAGCGTCTTGGCCAGCTCGGTCTTCCCGACACCCGAGGGACCGAGGAAGATGAACGAGCCGGACGGACGCTTGGGGTCCTTGAGTCCGGAGCGGGTCCGACGGATGGACTTGGAGACGGCCACGATGGCCTCTTCCTGACCGATGATCCGCTTGTGGAGCTCGGCCTCCATCCGCAGCAGCTTCTGGGTCTCCTCCTCGGTCAGCTTGAAGACCGGGATGCCCGTCCAGTTGCTGAGGACCTCGGCGATGTCCTCCTCGTCGAGGGTCAGGACCGTGTCCAGCCCAGAGGACTTCCATTCCTTCTCGCGCTCGGCGCGACGCTCGAGGAGCTTCTTCTCCTCGTCGCGAAGGCGGGCAGCCTTCTCGAAGTCCTGGTCGTCGATCGCCTGTTCCTTCTGCTTGCGGACCTTGTTGGCCTCGTCCTCGAGGTCCTGCAGGTCCGGCGGCGCGGTCAGGCGACGGATGCGAAGGCGAGAGCCGGCCTCGTCGAGGAGGTCGATGGCCTTGTCCGGGAGGAAGCGGTCGGAGATGTAGCGGTCGGCGAGGTTGGCCGAGGCCACCAGCGCCGCGTCGGTGATGGTGACGCGGTGGTGTGCCTCGTAGCTGTCGCGCAGGCCCTTGAGGATCTCGATCGTGTGGACGATGGAGGGTTCCTCCACCGTGATCGGCTGGAAGCGCCGCTCGAGCGCCGCGTCCTTCTCGAGGTGCTTGCGGTACTCGTCGATCGTCGTGGCACCGATGGTCTGCAGCTCGCCACGGGCCAGCATCGGCTTGAGGATGCTGGCGGCGTCGATGGCGCCCTCGGCAGCGCCTGCGCCGACGAGCGTGTGCAGCTCGTCGATGAACAGGATGATGTCGCCGCGGGTGGTGATCTCCTTGAGCACCTTCTTGAGGCGCTCCTCGAAGTCACCGCGGTAGCGGGAGCCGGCGACCAGGGCGCCGAGGTCCAGGGTGTAGAGCTGCTTGTCCTTCAGCGTCTCGGGGATGTTGCCCGACACGATCATCTGGGCCAGGCCCTCGACGATCGCGGTCTTGCCGACACCCGGCTCGCCGATCAGGACGGGGTTGTTCTTGCGACGGCGCGACAGCACCTGCATGACCCGCTCGATCTCGCGCTTGCGCCCGATGACCGGGTCGAGCTTGCCCTCGCGGGCGTGCTGGGTCAGGTTGCGGCCGAACTGGTCGAGCACCGGGGAGCCCTTGGACTCGCCCTCGCCCTGGCTGCCCGGCGCAACGCCGGCCTTGGGACTGCCCGACGGGGAGCCCTCGCCACCGGCGTAGCCGCTGAGCAGCTGGATGACCTGCTGGCGCACACGGTTGAGGTCCGCGCCGAGCTTCTGCAGGACCTGGGCGGCAACGCCCTCGCCCTCGCGGATCAGCCCGAGCAGGATGTGCTCGGTGCCGATGTAGTTGTGCCCGAGCTGCAGCGCTTCCCGCAGCGACAGCTCGAGGACCTTCTTGGCGCGGGGCGTGAAGGGGATGTGGCCGGCCGGGGCGGTCTGGCCCTGCCCGATGATCTCCTCGACCTGTTCACGGACGCCTTCGAGCGAGATGCCGAGGGACTCCAGCGCCTTCGCAGCGACGCCTTCCCCCTCGTGGATCAGCCCGAGCAGGATGTGCTCGGTGCCGATGTAGTTGTGGTTCAGCATCCGTGCTTCTTCTTGCGCCAGCACGACGACACGTCTGGCCCGGTCGGTGAAGCGTTCGAACATCTGGGGTGCCCCCTAAGGCAGTAGCGGGGAGTCGGTCAAGGGTAACGCCTGACGGGTGGCCCGGGAGGGCAGCCCCCAGGGGATATCCCTTTGTTGGCCACCCTACCCTCGGCTGCAGCGGCCCACCCGGGGATAGGTGTGGATCCCCGGTGAAAGGTGCCGGTCCGGGGCCGACTCAGGACTTGGTGGCCAGCTCGAGCAAGCTCTCCTGGTCGGTGAGGGCCTCCAGCGGCATGGGACGGGCGAGCAGGTAGCCCTGGCCGGCCATCTCCCCGTGCCCGCGCAGCCGATCCAGCTCGGCGATGGTCTCGATGCCCTCGGCGATGAGGACCAGACCCAGACGACGACCCAGCGTCACGATGGCCTCGAGGGCCGCCTGGCCACTGGGACGAGCGTCGGCGACGAAGGCACGGTCGATCTTGATGACGTCGAGCGGCAGGTCGGCGACGTAGCTGAGGGAGGAGAAGCCGGTGCCGAAGTCGTCCAGGGCGACGCGCACCCCAAGGGCCCGCAGCGCTTGGAGGGTTCGCACGGCCAGCTCGGTGTTGGTGACCGCCGCCGCCTCGGTCAGCTCCAGCACGAGCGCAACGGGCTGGACGCCGTGCCGGGTCAGCGCGCCGCGAACGATGTCCACGAATCCGCCATCGTTCAGCTGCGCCCCCGAGACGTTCACGCTGACCCATCCGCCGAGCCGTTCGGGATGCGCGGCGAGGTCGCGACAGGCACGGTCGAGCACCCACGCACCGATTCCGGCGATGGCCCCGGTGTCTTCAGCCACGGCGATGAACTCGCCGGGGCCGAGGAGCCCACGGGACGGGCTGTCCCAGCGGACCAGGGCCTCGGCCCCCAGCAAGGTGCCCGTCGTGAGGTCGACGACGGGTTGGTAGTGCAGGACCAGCTCGTCGCGGGCCGCGGCGCCGGACAGGTCACGGCGGAGCTCGGCCCTGGACGGCCGCTCGCCCAGCAGGCCAGGGGCGTAGATCTCGATGCGGTTCTTGCCCTGCCGCTTGGCGGTGTACATGGCGAAGTCCGCGTTGCCGAGCAGCTCCTCGGCGTCGCCCGGTCCCGCGCCCAGCGCGCTGATCGCCAAGCCGATGCTGCAGGCGATGTCCACCTCGGCGCCCGCGATGACGGTGCCCGACGACAGGGCCTCCAGCGCGTCGAGGGCGGCGCGACTCGCGATGGCCGGGTCGTCGGTCAAGCCCAACGTCATGGCGAACTCGTCCCCTCCGAGGCGCGCGACGACGGCGCCGTTCGGCGCGGCGCGGCGCAAGCGCTCGGCCACGACGGTGAGCAGCTGGTCACCAGCGGCGTGGCCCATCGTGTCGTTGATGTCCTTGAAGTCGTCCAGGTCCAGGAACAGGACGGCGACGCGGTCGATGGTCGGATCGGCCAGCCTGGCGTGGAGCGCCTGGCCGAACGCCTTGCGGTTGGGCATGCCCGTCAGGTCATCGGTCAGCGCTTGGTCCCGCAGCCGGTCCTGGCTGTCGCGCACCGAGACGGCCGTCTCGCTCAGGGCCAGTCCCAGCTCACCCAGCTCCCGCACGGACTCGCCCAGCTCGACGGAGAACCCGTCGGCACCGTGCAGCTCCCGGGCGGCCGTCTGCAGCAGCGCGATGGGCCGCAGCACTCGACGCCGCATCCTCTGCGCGGCGCTGAGCGCGGTGAGCAGGCCGATCACCACCGCGCCGATCACGACCGCGACAACCGTTCGCTGCATGATCTGTGAGTCGTGGATGCTGACGTGCAGATCGGCCAGCAGCTCGGCCCGTACGGCGGTCAGGGTCCGACGGGCGTCGGTCAGGTCTCGCCACGTCGCGTTGAAGGGGTCGTTCCCGGCTTGCAGCAGAACGAAGATCTCGCCGCTGGCCACGTAGCCCGGGGCCGTCGCGAGGTCGGCGTCGAAGTCCTCCCAGGCGTCCCGAGCCGGTCGCAGCATGGCCGCGGTCCCCGTGCTGGCGAGCTCGGCCTCGAGGTTGTCGAAGGCGGCGTCCATGCGCGCGACCACCTCGGCGTAGGCCGCCTGCTGGTTGGCGTACTGCTCCGGTCCACCAACGGCGTACATGACGCCAGACGCGGGGTCCTCGACGTCCCCGATCACCAGCTCGAGCTCGATGACCGCGGCCATCTGCTCCTCGAGGGCGGTCGTGGTCCGGGCGAACAGTGCCTGCTGATAGGTCGTGGCGCCGATCGCCACCGCTCCGACGGTGACCAACGCGCCCAGGAAGGACGCGATGACCGCTGACCACGTCCGCCGCAGCGTCGGCCCGCGTTCCGGACGGCTCGTGGCCCCCGTGGGGCCCGTCATGTCTGGCATCTCGCTCCTCGATCGTTCTCTGTTGCTCAGGCGCGTCGGGGAGGGGCTCCTCGTGGTCCCGGCTACTGAGGTCTGCCGTGTCAGCAAGGCACGATCGGCAACCTTAACCTGACACTGAGTAATTCGATGGGGTCGCGAGTTGTCACCCGGGGTGCGCTGGGCTGCGCGGGCCAGCTGGTGCCCGATTCCTCAACCGAGCCCATGACGTGCCGATGCTGTCGGTGACGTCCGGCACGGTGCTGGGCGAACCGCTTCACGGATGAGGCAGGAACGCACATATGGACATGGCACTCATCGGAGGGCTCGTACTCTCCTTCCTCGCGATCATCGTCTCCACGCTGATCGACGGAAACAGCTTCGGACCGCTGATCGGCCCGTCGTCGTTCGTGTTGGTCTTCTTCGGCGCCCTCGGGGCGGGGATGACCGGCCTGAACAAGGAGGACCTCGGACGGATCCCCAAGACGGCGATCAAGGCCATCAAGGGCGCGACGTTCGCCAACTCCGGCACGGTCACGATGATGGCCCAGCTGGCCGACGTGGCGCGCCGCGAGGGCGTGCTGGCGCTCGAGTCGCGGCTCGACGGCATCGAGGACACCTTCCTGCGCAAGGGCGCCCAGCTGATCCTCGACGGCGTCGACTCCGAGAAGGTCGAGGAGGCGATGAGCATCCAGATGAACGCCACGCTCAGCCGGCACAAGCTGATGATCGCCTTCTACGAGGCCGTCGGCGGCTACCTGCCCACCTTCGGCATGATCGGCACGGTCATCGGCCTGATCAACATGCTGGGCAACCTGTCGGACCCCTCCCAGCTGGGTGCCGGCATGGCCGTCGCGCTGCTGACCACGCTGTACGGCGTGATGTTCGCCAACCTGGCTTTCATGCCCATCGCCGGCAAGCTCAGGCTGCTGATGGAGCAGGAGCAGACCGCGATGCAGGTCGTCCTCGACGGCGTACTCAGCATCCAGGCCGGCATGAGCCCGCAGATGCTGGTCGAGCGCCTCGAGTCCTACCTGCCGCCTGCCGAGCAGCAGGGCTACAGCGACCGCATGGCGGCTGCGGCCTAGGCCGCGCCCGTTCCCGGAGCCTCCCATGGCCAAGCACAAGTGCGTCATCCCCGACCCGCCAGCGGACACCACCCGCTGGATGGGTACCTACGGCGACATGGTGACCCTCCTGATGGCGTTCTTCGTCATGCTGTTCGCCGTCTCGGAGACCAACAACGAGAAGTTCATCGCGTTCGTGGCCGGCCTCGCAGGCCCGTTCGACAACCCGGCCCTCGAGCTCGGGATCGTCGACGGCGCGGCGCTGCCCGAGACCAGCGTGAGCCCCATCTCGCTGGTCGCGCCACAGCCCGGCTACCGCGACGAGTTCAGCCAGCAGACCCTCGACGAGGTGTCGGCGCAGGAAGCGGCGCGTGAACAGCTCGCCGAGGTCGAGACCGCCCTGGAGGAGGTCCTGGAGGTCACCGACGTGCCGATCACGGCCGAGATCCGCGCCGACGCGCGTGGGCTGGTGGTCAGCATCTCCACCGATCACGTCCTGTTCGAGGTGGGTGCGGCGGAGATCTCCGCGGCCGGTCGACAGCTGATCGCCGAGATCGCCCCGGTGCTGGTCGGAGCCCCCAACAGCGTGGTGATCGAGGGCCACACCGACGACACGCCGCTGTCCGCCGGCGGGGACACCAACTGGAACCTGTCCACCGACCGTGCCGTCGCGGTCCTGGAGCTGCTCGGGACCGAGCACGGCATGCCGTGGGATCGCGTCTCGGCCTCCGGCTACGGCGAGCACCGTCCGCTGGTGCCCAACACCTCACCGGCGAACCGGGCCGTCAACCGACGCGTGGAGATCCTGGTCGTGGGCCTCGACATCGCCGACAACGGTGCACCGCCCCCGCCCGCCGACGCGGTGACGAGCGAGGCATCGACCACCACACCCCCCGTGGAGGTCGTGACTGGCGTGGTGGAGGACCCCATCGGTGACCCGGTCGCCGACGCCACCGTGTCCGGCGATCCCGTCGCGCAGGCGGCGGTGGGGGCCGTGGCCGGCGGTCCGACGCTGGCGGCGATCCTCGGCCAGTAGCGGGTAGCGTGGGCCCGACCATGGAGTCCACGCGAGCGGACCGGTGGCTGTGGGCCATCCGGCTGTACAAGACCAGGGCCGCGGCTGCGGACGCCTGCAAGGCAGGCCACGTCAGCATCAACGGCAAGAAGGCCAAGCCGGCCGCACAGGTCCGGGTCGGGGACCGGCTCGAGGCCCGGGTCAACCAGCGCCAGCGGATCGTGGAGGTCCTGCGTGTGATCGAGTCACGCGTCGGGGCCCCGATCGCTGTGGAGTGCTACGCCGACCACTCTCCCCCGCCCGACCCCCGCCCGTCCGCTGCGGCGCTGGCGGGCTCCCGCGACCGCGGTGCCGGACGTCCCACGAAGAAGGATCGCCGCGAGATGGAGCGCCTCCGCCGCCTGCGCTGACTACAGGTCGGCGAGGCGGTCGTCGAGGTGGCGCTGCTCGACGACGTTGTTGGTCAGGGCGCGGGCGCGGGTGAGGGCCTCCCGGGCGTCATCGGTCCGACCCAGGCGTTCCAGGAAGTCCGCACGGGCGGCATGGACCAGGTGGTAGTCGTCCAGGCCGTCGATCCGGTCGATCGCGGTCAGGCCGGCCTCGGGCCCCTCGGCCATGCCGACGGCCACGGCGTGGTTGAGGGCCACCACCGGAGAGGGATCGCCGACGGCCAACGAGGCGTACAACCCGGCGATCTGCGTCCAGTCGGTGTCGTTCCACGTACGAGCCTCGGCGTGGACGGCCTGGATGGCAGCCTGGACCTGGTAGGGCCCCGGACGGCCGCGGCGCAGCGCCCGTTCGACCAGCGCGCAGCCCTCCTCGATCATCTCGCGGTCCCAGCGCGTCCGGTCCTGTTCCCCCAGCCTGACCAGTCGGCGACCACGCGCCCGGCTGTGGCGCCGGCTGTCGATCAGCACCATCAGCGCGAGCAAGCCGGTCACCTCGGGCTCGTTGGGCATCAACCGGTGCAGCAGGCGGCCCAGGCGGATGGCCTCGCCCGAGAGCTCGGCGTCCAGCAGGACGTCGCCCTCCCCCCGG
The nucleotide sequence above comes from Euzebya pacifica. Encoded proteins:
- a CDS encoding putative bifunctional diguanylate cyclase/phosphodiesterase, with translation MTGPTGATSRPERGPTLRRTWSAVIASFLGALVTVGAVAIGATTYQQALFARTTTALEEQMAAVIELELVIGDVEDPASGVMYAVGGPEQYANQQAAYAEVVARMDAAFDNLEAELASTGTAAMLRPARDAWEDFDADLATAPGYVASGEIFVLLQAGNDPFNATWRDLTDARRTLTAVRAELLADLHVSIHDSQIMQRTVVAVVIGAVVIGLLTALSAAQRMRRRVLRPIALLQTAARELHGADGFSVELGESVRELGELGLALSETAVSVRDSQDRLRDQALTDDLTGMPNRKAFGQALHARLADPTIDRVAVLFLDLDDFKDINDTMGHAAGDQLLTVVAERLRRAAPNGAVVARLGGDEFAMTLGLTDDPAIASRAALDALEALSSGTVIAGAEVDIACSIGLAISALGAGPGDAEELLGNADFAMYTAKRQGKNRIEIYAPGLLGERPSRAELRRDLSGAAARDELVLHYQPVVDLTTGTLLGAEALVRWDSPSRGLLGPGEFIAVAEDTGAIAGIGAWVLDRACRDLAAHPERLGGWVSVNVSGAQLNDGGFVDIVRGALTRHGVQPVALVLELTEAAAVTNTELAVRTLQALRALGVRVALDDFGTGFSSLSYVADLPLDVIKIDRAFVADARPSGQAALEAIVTLGRRLGLVLIAEGIETIAELDRLRGHGEMAGQGYLLARPMPLEALTDQESLLELATKS
- a CDS encoding motility protein A produces the protein MALIGGLVLSFLAIIVSTLIDGNSFGPLIGPSSFVLVFFGALGAGMTGLNKEDLGRIPKTAIKAIKGATFANSGTVTMMAQLADVARREGVLALESRLDGIEDTFLRKGAQLILDGVDSEKVEEAMSIQMNATLSRHKLMIAFYEAVGGYLPTFGMIGTVIGLINMLGNLSDPSQLGAGMAVALLTTLYGVMFANLAFMPIAGKLRLLMEQEQTAMQVVLDGVLSIQAGMSPQMLVERLESYLPPAEQQGYSDRMAAAA
- a CDS encoding OmpA/MotB family protein, which translates into the protein MAKHKCVIPDPPADTTRWMGTYGDMVTLLMAFFVMLFAVSETNNEKFIAFVAGLAGPFDNPALELGIVDGAALPETSVSPISLVAPQPGYRDEFSQQTLDEVSAQEAAREQLAEVETALEEVLEVTDVPITAEIRADARGLVVSISTDHVLFEVGAAEISAAGRQLIAEIAPVLVGAPNSVVIEGHTDDTPLSAGGDTNWNLSTDRAVAVLELLGTEHGMPWDRVSASGYGEHRPLVPNTSPANRAVNRRVEILVVGLDIADNGAPPPPADAVTSEASTTTPPVEVVTGVVEDPIGDPVADATVSGDPVAQAAVGAVAGGPTLAAILGQ
- a CDS encoding RNA-binding S4 domain-containing protein, which encodes MESTRADRWLWAIRLYKTRAAAADACKAGHVSINGKKAKPAAQVRVGDRLEARVNQRQRIVEVLRVIESRVGAPIAVECYADHSPPPDPRPSAAALAGSRDRGAGRPTKKDRREMERLRRLR
- a CDS encoding RNA polymerase sigma factor, encoding MDPRTLVEQAFRNDQGRAVGSLVRAFGDFTLAEEAVQEAYAQALQKWADDPPENPGGWILTTARNRAIDKLRRAGRLEAKTLEMALELDRRQAGADDNPFADTIVDDRLRLMFTCCHPAIGQDAQVALTLRLVAGLTTPQIARAFLVQESTMAARITRAKKKIRVAAIPFRVPPDHLLAERLDAVLSCVYLIFNEGYLRGEGDVLLDAELSGEAIRLGRLLHRLMPNEPEVTGLLALMVLIDSRRHSRARGRRLVRLGEQDRTRWDREMIEEGCALVERALRRGRPGPYQVQAAIQAVHAEARTWNDTDWTQIAGLYASLAVGDPSPVVALNHAVAVGMAEGPEAGLTAIDRIDGLDDYHLVHAARADFLERLGRTDDAREALTRARALTNNVVEQRHLDDRLADL